A part of Brassica rapa cultivar Chiifu-401-42 chromosome A05, CAAS_Brap_v3.01, whole genome shotgun sequence genomic DNA contains:
- the LOC103870744 gene encoding pyruvate dehydrogenase (acetyl-transferring) kinase, mitochondrial → MIFPKSLIEDLHKWGCMKQTGVSLRYMMEFGSTPTEKNLLISAQFLHKELPIRVARRAIELETLPYGLSEKPAVLKVRDWYLESFRDMRAFPEIKDTADEKDFTQMIKAVKVRHNNVVPMMALGVNQLKKGVHFYENLDEIHQFLDRFYLSRIGVRNLIGQHVELHNPNPPRHCVGYIHTKMSPMEVARNATEDARSICYREYGSAPEINIYGDPSFTFPYVPTHLHLMVYELVKNSLRAVQERYVDSDRVAPPVRIIVADGIEDVTIKVSDEGGGIPRSGLPKIFTYLYSTATNPLEEEMEFGTADVPVIMAGYGYGLPISRLYARYFGGDLQIISMEGYGTDAYLHLSRLGDSQEPLP, encoded by the exons ATGATATTTCCTAAGAGCTTGATCGAGGATCTTCACAAATGGGGTTGCATGAAGCAGACGGGCGTGAGCCTCAGGTACATGATGGAGTTTGGTTCCACGCCTACTGAGAAGAACCTTTTGATCTCCGCGCAGTTTCTACACAAGGAGCTTCCGATTCGCGTCGCGAGGAGAGCGATCGAACTCGAGACGCTGCCTTATGGTCTCTCCGAGAAACCTGCCGTCTTGAAG GTAAGAGATTGGTATCTGGAATCATTCAGGGACATGAGAGCGTTTCCTGAGATCAAAGATACTGCTGACGAGAAAGACTTCACTCAGATGATCAAGGCCGTGAAAGTAAGGCACAACAACGTGGTTCCCATGATGGCACTCGGTGTTAACCAGCTCAAGAAAGGAGTCCATTTCTACGAGAATCTTGATGAGATTCATCAGTTTCTTGATCGCTTCTACTTATCCCGTATAGGCGTCCGTAACCTTATTG GGCAGCATGTTGAGTTGCATAATCCAAACCCGCCACGTCATTGTGTGGGTTACATTCACACTAAGATGTCTCCTATGGAGGTAGCGAGGAACGCCACCGAAGATGCCCGGTCTATTTGTTATAGAGAGTATGGTTCTGCTCCGGAGATCAACATATATGGTGATCCAAGTTTCACCTTTCC GTATGTGCCAACCCATTTGCATCTTATGGTGTATGAGCTAGTCAAGAACTCTCTACGTGCTGTCCAAGAGCGGTATGTTGATTCAGACAGAGTTGCACCACCAGTCCGCATTATAGTTGCTGATGGAATCGAAGATGTTACCATAAAG GTCTCAGATGAAGGTGGAGGTATACCGAGAAGTGGTCTCCCCAAAATATTCACATATCTTTACAGCACGGCAACGAACCCGCTTGAAGAGGAAATGGAATTTGGAACAGCTGATGTTCCCGTGATTATGGCTGGTTATGGTTATGGTCTGCCAATTAGTCGCTTGTATGCTCGTTATTTTGGTGGAGATTTGCAGATCATATCCATGGAAGGATACG ggACTGATGCTTACTTGCACCTGTCGCGCCTTGGAGATTCACAAGAGCCTTTGCCCTGA
- the LOC103870745 gene encoding elongation of fatty acids protein 3-like produces MASLHSTLTYWLVNHPNIANFTWTEGETLGSTVLFVSVVVSVYLSATLLLRSAIDSLPSLGPTILKPITALHSLILCLLSLVMAVGCTLSITTDPTASLFDAICFPLDVKPSGPLFFWAQVFYLSKILEFGDTILIILGKSIQRLSFLHVYHHATVVVMCFLWLRTRQSMFPVALLTNSTVHVIMYGYYFLCAVGSRPRWKRLVTDCQIVQFVFSFGLSGWMLREQLFGSGCSGIWGWCFNAGFNASLLALFFNFHSKNYAKKTSRQGDRKSD; encoded by the coding sequence ATGGCATCACTTCACTCTACCCTCACCTACTGGCTCGTTAACCACCCAAACATCGCCAATTTCACGTGGACCGAAGGTGAAACTCTTGGCTCCACCGTCCTCTTCGTGTCCGTTGTAGTCTCAGTCTACCTCTCCGCCACGTTACTCCTCCGATCTGCCATCGATTCACTCCCTTCTCTCGGTCCCACAATTCTCAAACCAATCACAGCCCTACACAGCCTCATCCTCTGTCTTCTCTCCTTAGTTATGGCGGTTGGTTGCACTCTCTCCATCACCACAGATCCGACAGCAAGTTTGTTCGACGCGATCTGTTTCCCATTGGACGTGAAACCTAGCGGACCGCTTTTCTTTTGGGCTCAAGTCTTCTACCTCTCGAAGATCCTGGAGTTTGGAGAcacaatcctcatcatactcgGCAAATCAATCCAACGGTTGTCCTTCCTCCACGTGTACCACCACGCTACGGTTGTGGTCATGTGCTTCCTCTGGCTGAGGACCCGGCAGTCGATGTTTCCGGTCGCGCTCCTGACGAATTCTACGGTTCATGTTATTATGTACGGCTATTACTTCCTATGCGCTGTGGGATCGAGGCCGAGGTGGAAGAGGTTGGTGACGGATTGTCAGATTGTGCAGTTTGTTTTCAGCTTCGGGTTGTCCGGTTGGATGCTCCGAGAGCAGTTGTTCGGGTCGGGATGCTCTGGGATTTGGGGATGGTGTTTTAACGCGGGGTTTAATGCTTCTCTTTTGGCTCTCTTCTTCAACTTCCATTCCAAGAACTATGCTAAAAAGACTAGCAGACAGGGAGACCGCAAAAGCGATTAA
- the LOC103850761 gene encoding uncharacterized protein At4g04775 isoform X2: MGRYSYSQPSSSSHSPDLTSLLEAECEMYAAEAEITRWNAEASDWEPSAEGDDGIPRTCYCGSEPVHGYSQTPKDPYRRYITCHNVDDRDCHVWKWWDVAVEEELREFQRELNAVKGEANQREQKLLRLEKQVSEFTKKKSGAKLMVFSLVLGLVLLIVLGELL, encoded by the exons ATGGGACGATACAGTTACAGCCAGCCTTCTTCATCCTCACACTCTCCAGACTTAACCTCCCTCCTTGAAGCCGAATGTGAGATGTACGCGGCTGAAGCTGAGATTACTCGGTGGAATGCAGAAGCCAGTGACTGGGAACCATCAGCAGAGGGTGATGATGGCATCCCAAGGACATGCTACTGTGGTTCAGAGCCAGTTCACGGATACTCCCAAACGCCAAAAGATCCATACCGACGTTACATAACGTGCCACAATGTCGATGATAGAGACTGCCACGTCTGGAAATGGTGGGACgtggcggtggaggaggagctGAGAGAGTTTCAGAGGGAGCTTAATGCGGTTAAGGGTGAAGCGAATCAACGTGAGCAGAAGTTACTCCGTCTTGAGAAGCAAGTTTCCGAGTTCACAAAGAAGAAATCAGGAGCTAAGCTAATGGTCTTCAGCTTAGTGTTAGGGTTGGTGTTGCTTATTGTGCTAGGTGAGTTACTT TAA
- the LOC103850761 gene encoding uncharacterized protein At4g04775 isoform X1: MGRYSYSQPSSSSHSPDLTSLLEAECEMYAAEAEITRWNAEASDWEPSAEGDDGIPRTCYCGSEPVHGYSQTPKDPYRRYITCHNVDDRDCHVWKWWDVAVEEELREFQRELNAVKGEANQREQKLLRLEKQVSEFTKKKSGAKLMVFSLVLGLVLLIVLGILGKDSKDWGVRALFL; this comes from the exons ATGGGACGATACAGTTACAGCCAGCCTTCTTCATCCTCACACTCTCCAGACTTAACCTCCCTCCTTGAAGCCGAATGTGAGATGTACGCGGCTGAAGCTGAGATTACTCGGTGGAATGCAGAAGCCAGTGACTGGGAACCATCAGCAGAGGGTGATGATGGCATCCCAAGGACATGCTACTGTGGTTCAGAGCCAGTTCACGGATACTCCCAAACGCCAAAAGATCCATACCGACGTTACATAACGTGCCACAATGTCGATGATAGAGACTGCCACGTCTGGAAATGGTGGGACgtggcggtggaggaggagctGAGAGAGTTTCAGAGGGAGCTTAATGCGGTTAAGGGTGAAGCGAATCAACGTGAGCAGAAGTTACTCCGTCTTGAGAAGCAAGTTTCCGAGTTCACAAAGAAGAAATCAGGAGCTAAGCTAATGGTCTTCAGCTTAGTGTTAGGGTTGGTGTTGCTTATTGTGCTAG GAATACTTGGAAAGGATTCAAAGGATTGGGGCGTACGTGCTTTGTTTCTTTAA